The Planktothrix serta PCC 8927 genome includes a region encoding these proteins:
- a CDS encoding amidase: MNSVDLAFTSALEQARLIRTKVLSPLELIDFYLDRIQRLNPQLGCYFTVIAETAIELAQTQTEQLTQASDINELPPFFGVPISIKDLNPVAGVACTYGSRALLDKIATYDDGVVSRIRQAGFNILGKTATSEVGSLPYTEPDGFPPARNPWNLDYTPGGSSGGAAAAVAAGLSPVAHGSDGGGSVRGPAFCCGLVGIKPTRGRVSHAPVGDFQSGISSDGPLARTVADAAALLDVMSGYILGDPYWLPDPNPSFLAATKQPPKSLKIAVATSILPVGQASPDCEQAVKNTVKLLEQLGHQIEVINPDFTDIIEPFTLVWKSGVAAAGIPSEYLGSVNQWLMETQITAGQYLQAVSKMQVAGRQIVASLSPFDVIVLPTYMHPAISVGEYAQLSPEETLQRIIEWIAPCPAFNVSGQPAIAIPTGFTSEGLPVGVQLVGKPATEATLIALAAQLEAAQPWEHHRPPIGMT, translated from the coding sequence ATGAATTCAGTGGATTTAGCCTTTACATCTGCTTTAGAACAAGCACGATTAATTCGCACAAAAGTTTTATCTCCTTTAGAATTAATTGATTTTTATTTAGATCGAATTCAACGCTTAAATCCGCAGTTGGGTTGTTATTTTACCGTCATTGCAGAAACTGCTATAGAACTCGCCCAAACCCAAACGGAACAACTCACCCAAGCTTCTGATATTAACGAATTACCGCCCTTTTTTGGGGTTCCTATTTCAATCAAAGATTTAAACCCCGTTGCGGGAGTAGCCTGTACTTATGGTTCACGGGCATTACTCGATAAAATAGCAACTTATGATGATGGAGTTGTTAGTCGCATTCGTCAAGCGGGATTTAATATATTAGGCAAAACCGCCACTTCAGAAGTCGGCTCATTACCCTACACCGAACCCGATGGCTTTCCTCCCGCTCGTAACCCTTGGAATTTAGATTATACCCCCGGTGGTTCCAGTGGAGGCGCAGCCGCAGCCGTAGCCGCCGGATTATCCCCCGTTGCTCATGGGTCGGATGGCGGGGGTTCAGTTCGTGGCCCTGCCTTTTGTTGTGGTTTAGTCGGAATTAAACCTACGCGGGGGCGAGTGTCCCATGCTCCAGTCGGAGACTTTCAAAGTGGGATTTCTAGCGATGGCCCCCTAGCCCGTACCGTTGCCGATGCTGCGGCATTATTAGATGTAATGTCAGGATATATTTTAGGTGATCCCTATTGGTTGCCTGATCCGAATCCTTCCTTTTTAGCTGCGACAAAACAGCCTCCCAAGTCTTTAAAAATTGCAGTAGCAACGTCTATTTTACCCGTTGGTCAAGCCTCCCCAGACTGTGAACAAGCGGTTAAAAATACCGTTAAGCTTCTGGAACAATTAGGTCATCAAATAGAAGTTATTAACCCCGATTTTACTGATATTATTGAACCGTTTACTTTGGTTTGGAAATCGGGAGTCGCAGCAGCCGGAATTCCTTCAGAGTATTTAGGTTCGGTGAATCAATGGTTAATGGAAACCCAAATAACAGCCGGACAATATTTGCAAGCGGTGTCTAAAATGCAGGTGGCAGGTCGTCAAATTGTCGCTTCATTAAGTCCCTTTGATGTTATTGTTTTACCCACCTATATGCACCCAGCAATTTCTGTGGGAGAATATGCTCAACTTTCGCCAGAAGAAACATTACAGCGTATTATTGAATGGATCGCTCCCTGTCCCGCTTTTAATGTTAGTGGTCAACCGGCGATCGCTATTCCCACAGGTTTCACGTCTGAAGGTTTACCCGTTGGGGTGCAATTAGTGGGAAAACCCGCAACGGAAGCCACTTTAATCGCCTTAGCAGCACAACTAGAGGCGGCACAACCCTGGGAACACCATCGCCCCCCCATAGGAATGACGTAA
- a CDS encoding alpha/beta hydrolase has product MPEIPGSGFSILSQLQGKKLFFPLSFLTSTIVSSFLLFPLSVRAAESVVIRQGFIYATVSVKDLKEFAETGKVPLGLLGYFSFLTPEQKQQALGALNIKIKIQDETVDAIVNSQVGTRLLTDIDTIISSEQSQGGTAIKEAILLSGKSPQGLSVINFLENYPLSKIEINVPKAFQVLKRLNQGFWQTQRLLLEVLPKFPTGDFQPPPITFDPTQAGPGKVEITQIELLDQQRNRNIPVYIYSSSAATPDKPLILYSHGRGSDYQELRYLMEHLASYGYTVIVPEHPGSNATYVDKNLFLSPTEIIERPQDLIFTLDELEKLNTNDPRFKGKFNTNNTLVFGYSYGGATALALAGGEFQIDELRKNCDQSFITFSLGKATQCLAAELPKDRYHFSDPRIKRAISFAPTASVLFGKTGLNKVQVPTLILTQSSDKVTPALPEQIAIFPQIKTEKLLLGVLGATHLSVRDPGTIGDQSWIPITPISGGEVIAEASKDVRNYAKIIALATAAQLTPEAEKYQVFLTPEYYRSISTQAFPARLITDIPPETQVFIEELLETQY; this is encoded by the coding sequence ATGCCTGAAATTCCGGGATCTGGTTTTTCTATTCTTTCTCAACTCCAGGGGAAAAAATTGTTCTTTCCCTTGAGTTTTTTAACGTCTACAATTGTTAGCAGTTTTCTGCTGTTTCCTCTTTCAGTGCGTGCAGCAGAATCTGTTGTGATCAGACAAGGATTTATTTATGCTACGGTTTCGGTAAAAGACTTAAAAGAATTTGCAGAAACCGGAAAAGTTCCTTTAGGATTATTGGGTTATTTTAGTTTTTTAACTCCCGAACAAAAGCAACAGGCTTTAGGAGCTTTAAACATTAAAATTAAAATCCAAGATGAAACGGTAGATGCCATTGTTAATAGTCAAGTCGGAACTCGACTTTTAACTGATATTGATACCATTATTTCTTCTGAACAATCCCAAGGAGGGACTGCAATTAAAGAAGCGATTTTGTTGTCTGGTAAATCTCCCCAAGGGTTATCGGTTATTAATTTTTTAGAAAACTATCCCCTATCTAAAATTGAGATTAATGTTCCTAAAGCCTTTCAGGTTTTAAAACGATTAAATCAAGGATTTTGGCAAACTCAAAGATTACTATTAGAAGTTTTACCCAAATTTCCCACCGGAGACTTTCAACCTCCACCAATTACCTTTGATCCAACTCAAGCAGGGCCAGGAAAAGTTGAAATTACCCAAATAGAATTGCTGGATCAACAACGAAATCGTAATATTCCTGTTTATATTTATTCATCCTCCGCAGCCACACCCGATAAACCCCTAATTCTTTATTCTCACGGTCGGGGTTCAGATTATCAAGAATTACGCTATTTAATGGAACATTTAGCCTCCTATGGCTATACTGTTATTGTTCCTGAACATCCTGGGAGTAACGCCACTTATGTAGATAAGAATTTGTTTTTATCTCCCACAGAAATTATTGAACGCCCCCAAGATTTGATTTTTACGTTGGATGAATTAGAAAAATTGAATACCAATGATCCGAGATTTAAAGGTAAATTTAATACAAATAATACTTTAGTTTTTGGCTATTCTTATGGAGGAGCAACGGCTTTAGCTTTAGCGGGAGGAGAGTTTCAAATTGATGAACTCAGGAAAAATTGTGATCAAAGCTTTATTACTTTTAGTTTAGGAAAAGCTACCCAATGTTTAGCCGCAGAACTTCCGAAAGATCGCTATCACTTTAGTGATCCTCGAATTAAACGGGCGATATCCTTTGCTCCGACCGCTTCTGTTTTATTTGGAAAAACTGGATTAAATAAAGTTCAGGTTCCCACATTGATTTTAACACAATCTTCCGATAAAGTCACTCCGGCTTTACCTGAACAAATCGCCATTTTTCCTCAAATTAAAACCGAGAAATTATTATTAGGGGTTTTAGGAGCGACCCATTTAAGTGTTCGAGATCCTGGAACAATTGGGGATCAAAGTTGGATTCCCATTACTCCGATTTCTGGCGGTGAAGTAATTGCTGAGGCTTCAAAAGATGTCCGTAATTATGCTAAAATAATTGCCTTAGCAACCGCAGCACAGTTAACTCCAGAAGCAGAAAAATATCAGGTATTCCTGACACCCGAATATTATCGCTCTATTTCAACTCAAGCTTTTCCCGCGCGTTTAATTACGGATATTCCTCCAGAAACTCAAGTTTTTATTGAAGAGTTATTAGAAACTCAATATTAA
- a CDS encoding type IV pilus twitching motility protein PilT: protein MTQSERPPVPRPPVPGVPPRPPAPKAPPPPGATVVSGAVAASAQAAATKVTVMATPRNKGPSPGNPTLHEIVKRANDEGASDVHLGVNEPPRFRKRGDIVPLEWPNTDLNTFMSWLMEVLTDEEIHQFQENLDFDGAADLGFVRIRISIFDALNGPSLVLRLIGSTILTLEQLKLPEVFKKICQYHKGLILVTGPTGSGKSTTLAAMIDYMNRNYAYNIITIEDPVEFVHESKKSLIKHREVGRHTLKFFNALKGALRQDPDVLLVGEIRDKETMQIALKAAQTGHLVSGTLHTNSAVKTLTRILDMFTAEEQPSIKVSISESLVAIIAQLLCKTTDGKRAAFHDVLINTDVIKEYIVKDKFEEINQIMLKDTYEGMTTMNKSLYNLYQEGRITEEICLEVSPFPNEMSQMLRGRV, encoded by the coding sequence ATGACACAATCAGAGCGTCCACCTGTTCCTCGTCCACCAGTGCCTGGGGTTCCGCCACGTCCACCTGCACCGAAAGCACCTCCCCCACCTGGGGCTACTGTTGTCAGTGGTGCTGTTGCTGCATCGGCTCAAGCTGCGGCGACTAAAGTAACGGTGATGGCGACACCCAGAAACAAAGGCCCTAGCCCTGGTAATCCGACGTTACATGAAATTGTCAAACGAGCCAACGATGAGGGGGCTTCGGACGTTCACTTAGGCGTTAATGAACCCCCACGCTTTCGTAAACGGGGGGATATTGTCCCTTTAGAGTGGCCGAACACCGACTTAAATACGTTTATGAGTTGGTTGATGGAGGTGTTAACCGATGAGGAAATCCACCAATTTCAAGAAAATCTCGACTTTGACGGCGCGGCAGATTTGGGCTTTGTGCGAATTCGGATTAGTATCTTTGATGCCCTCAATGGCCCTTCACTGGTATTGCGGTTAATTGGTTCCACGATTTTGACTTTGGAACAGTTGAAGTTACCAGAGGTGTTTAAAAAAATCTGTCAATATCACAAAGGGTTAATTCTAGTTACAGGGCCAACGGGTTCGGGTAAGTCTACCACCCTGGCGGCGATGATTGACTACATGAACCGCAACTATGCCTACAATATTATTACCATTGAAGACCCGGTAGAATTTGTTCATGAAAGTAAAAAATCCCTGATTAAACACCGAGAAGTCGGACGCCATACCTTAAAGTTTTTTAATGCGCTTAAAGGAGCGTTGCGTCAAGACCCCGATGTTTTACTGGTAGGGGAAATTCGGGACAAGGAAACGATGCAAATTGCTTTAAAAGCAGCACAAACGGGTCACTTAGTCTCTGGAACGTTACACACCAATAGTGCGGTGAAAACGTTAACTCGGATTTTAGATATGTTTACCGCCGAGGAACAACCTTCGATTAAAGTATCTATTTCCGAATCTCTAGTGGCGATTATTGCTCAATTGTTGTGTAAAACTACCGATGGTAAACGGGCGGCTTTTCACGATGTTTTGATCAATACCGATGTAATTAAGGAATACATCGTTAAAGACAAGTTTGAAGAAATTAATCAAATTATGCTCAAAGATACCTATGAAGGGATGACAACAATGAACAAATCCCTTTACAATCTCTATCAGGAAGGACGGATTACCGAAGAAATTTGTTTAGAGGTCTCTCCGTTCCCTAACGAGATGAGTCAAATGTTACGAGGACGAGTCTAA